One window of the Arthrobacter sp. zg-Y919 genome contains the following:
- a CDS encoding acyl-CoA dehydrogenase family protein, translating to MTNRPVPLDQLPDADFYGFEDLLSDTEKDKLAELRQFLAEEVLPHAVDWWNEARFPSDLLPKLAQLELSAPVHQGYSPLFAGLVIAEMTRADTSLATFFMVHHDLFVEALLAFGSAEQQARLLDDARALRITGAFALTEPEHGSDVAGGMSTTAVRDGDHWVLNGAKRWIGNGTFCDYMVLWAREPETGYTRGFLLDATLPGVVRTRIENKTALRTVQNADIVLTDVRVPAADLLAGVESFDDTKQLLRGSRIMVGWQAVGAQLATFDVARAYAVERTQFGRPLAAFQLVQQQLVSILGNVVASTGMLARVTELEHGGYQLPSGESGVPEARGDMARAALAKSYASAKMRESVALGRSILGGNGIVTDYRMAKIFADAEAIYTYEGTYEINTLIVGRDITGVSALR from the coding sequence TTGACGAACCGCCCCGTACCACTGGACCAGCTGCCTGACGCCGACTTCTACGGCTTCGAAGACCTTCTCAGCGACACCGAAAAAGACAAACTCGCCGAACTCCGGCAGTTCCTCGCCGAGGAAGTGCTGCCGCACGCCGTGGACTGGTGGAACGAGGCACGGTTCCCCTCCGACCTCCTGCCCAAGCTGGCGCAGCTGGAGTTGTCCGCACCGGTCCACCAGGGGTACTCGCCGCTGTTTGCCGGACTCGTCATTGCGGAAATGACCCGTGCGGATACCTCCCTCGCCACGTTCTTTATGGTCCACCACGACCTGTTCGTCGAGGCGTTGCTGGCCTTCGGCTCCGCGGAACAACAGGCCCGGCTGCTCGACGACGCCCGCGCGCTGCGGATCACCGGTGCCTTCGCACTGACCGAGCCGGAACACGGCTCCGACGTGGCCGGCGGAATGTCCACCACCGCAGTGCGGGACGGTGACCACTGGGTGCTGAACGGCGCCAAACGCTGGATCGGCAACGGAACCTTCTGCGACTACATGGTCCTGTGGGCGCGGGAACCGGAAACCGGATACACCCGTGGTTTCCTGCTCGATGCGACCCTGCCCGGAGTGGTCCGGACCCGGATCGAAAACAAGACCGCGCTGCGCACGGTGCAGAACGCGGACATCGTGCTGACCGATGTCCGGGTGCCCGCGGCGGACCTGCTCGCGGGGGTGGAAAGCTTCGATGACACCAAGCAGCTGCTGCGTGGTTCCCGCATCATGGTCGGGTGGCAGGCGGTGGGGGCGCAGCTGGCCACGTTCGACGTCGCCCGCGCCTACGCCGTCGAACGCACGCAGTTCGGCCGTCCTCTGGCCGCGTTCCAGCTGGTCCAGCAGCAGCTGGTCTCCATCCTCGGCAACGTGGTGGCCAGTACCGGGATGCTGGCCCGCGTCACCGAACTGGAACACGGCGGCTACCAGCTGCCGTCCGGAGAAAGCGGAGTGCCTGAAGCCCGCGGCGACATGGCACGGGCTGCACTGGCCAAGTCCTACGCCAGCGCGAAGATGCGCGAGTCCGTTGCCCTGGGCCGCAGCATCCTCGGCGGCAACGGGATTGTCACGGATTACCGGATGGCCAAGATTTTCGCCGATGCCGAGGCCATCTACACATACGAAGGCACCTACGAGATCAATACCCTGATTGTCGGGCGGGACATCACCGGGGTGTCGGCTCTGCGATAG
- a CDS encoding class II glutamine amidotransferase, with the protein MCRLFGMHAGKTPVRATFWLLTAPDSLAQQSRREADGFGIGTFTPDGSPSVDKAPIAAYEDIQYAQAARELESTTFLAHVRYASTGGDTDVNTHPFVQDNRLLAHNGVVEDLDKLNDRLRQLEVYHLVRGETDSERLFALITGAARVNGGDVEAAIVSTLAWIAQNLRLYALNIILTTATDLWAVRYPDTHPLYVLQQGPQDMLEDQHSNRISLRSDQLREDKRSAVMVATEKMDSNPNWRLLDSGEMLHVDSALHVQRSFPLPHHPQHLITLADLDPVAAASQHPLKAG; encoded by the coding sequence ATGTGCCGACTCTTCGGTATGCACGCCGGGAAAACTCCGGTCCGGGCAACGTTCTGGCTCCTCACGGCGCCCGACAGCCTGGCCCAGCAGAGCCGCAGGGAAGCGGACGGGTTCGGGATCGGCACCTTCACCCCGGACGGCAGCCCGTCGGTCGACAAGGCACCCATCGCGGCGTACGAGGACATCCAGTACGCCCAGGCCGCCCGTGAGCTGGAGAGCACCACCTTCCTTGCCCACGTGCGTTATGCCAGCACGGGCGGGGATACGGACGTCAATACGCACCCTTTCGTGCAGGACAACCGCCTTCTGGCCCACAACGGGGTGGTGGAGGACCTGGACAAGCTCAACGACCGGCTGCGCCAGCTGGAGGTGTACCACCTGGTCCGGGGTGAAACGGACAGCGAACGGCTCTTTGCCCTGATCACCGGGGCAGCGCGGGTGAACGGCGGAGACGTTGAGGCTGCGATTGTGTCGACGCTGGCCTGGATCGCGCAGAACCTGCGGCTCTACGCACTGAACATCATCCTCACCACCGCCACCGACCTGTGGGCCGTACGCTACCCCGACACACATCCGCTGTATGTCCTGCAGCAGGGGCCGCAGGACATGCTCGAGGACCAGCACAGCAACCGGATCAGCCTTCGCAGCGACCAGTTGCGCGAGGACAAGCGCTCAGCCGTGATGGTGGCGACGGAAAAAATGGACTCAAATCCCAACTGGAGGCTGTTGGATTCCGGCGAAATGCTGCATGTGGACAGTGCGCTCCACGTCCAGCGCAGTTTCCCGCTCCCGCATCACCCGCAGCACCTGATCACCCTGGCGGACCTGGACCCGGTGGCAGCAGCATCGCAGCACCCGCTCAAGGCCGGCTGA
- a CDS encoding glycoside hydrolase family 76 protein, producing MLFEDADLDADDRAEAAARTVSSAFGRQLAGLPGTHLAATSRPASRLQQLRQPWHYWWQAHYLDALIDAGLRERRTGTPFRGPEHPSAADLAPALVRTIGLRNRMHYTNRFYDDMAWLALAVGRLNALSGSRDRQRPYRKILASLNTALESAHTPELGGGIYWNRDRNFKNTPATAPAALHFVRTGSRDRAQELVDWLNATVLDPETGLYLDGIKMVGRRSGPVETKLERTVFTYNQGPVMGALLELGGSTNLARAAELVEAVSTHLTDDGGSARVLRTHGTGDAGLFTGILARYLAQAAVSPALPEPARRTAAGLVEATAQALWEGRGKRADWILFSSRPLEPAAATYPGGTAVELSTQLQAWMVLEASARVRRAGTDTA from the coding sequence ATGCTCTTCGAGGATGCCGACCTGGATGCCGACGACCGCGCCGAGGCAGCTGCCCGCACCGTGAGCAGTGCTTTTGGACGCCAGCTGGCCGGCCTGCCCGGAACCCATCTGGCCGCCACCAGCCGCCCTGCGTCCCGGCTTCAACAGCTGCGCCAGCCGTGGCATTACTGGTGGCAGGCGCACTATCTCGATGCCCTGATCGACGCCGGCCTGCGGGAGCGCCGGACCGGCACACCCTTCCGCGGCCCCGAGCATCCTTCGGCTGCGGACCTGGCACCGGCACTGGTCCGGACCATCGGGCTGCGGAACCGCATGCACTACACCAACAGGTTCTATGACGACATGGCCTGGCTCGCCCTCGCCGTCGGCCGCCTGAACGCCCTGTCCGGATCACGTGACCGTCAGCGGCCGTACCGGAAAATCCTCGCGTCCCTAAACACGGCACTGGAATCCGCGCACACTCCCGAGCTGGGCGGCGGCATTTACTGGAACCGGGACCGCAACTTCAAGAACACTCCGGCCACCGCTCCCGCGGCCCTGCACTTTGTCCGGACCGGCTCCCGGGACCGCGCGCAGGAACTGGTGGATTGGCTGAACGCCACCGTGCTGGACCCGGAAACCGGCCTCTACCTGGACGGGATCAAGATGGTCGGGCGCCGTTCGGGGCCGGTGGAAACGAAGCTGGAGCGGACGGTGTTCACCTACAACCAGGGCCCCGTTATGGGTGCCCTGCTGGAGCTTGGCGGGAGCACCAACCTGGCCCGCGCCGCGGAGCTGGTGGAGGCAGTCTCCACCCACCTGACCGACGACGGCGGGTCCGCGCGTGTCCTGCGCACCCACGGCACGGGCGACGCCGGGCTTTTCACCGGCATCCTGGCCCGCTACCTCGCCCAGGCGGCCGTGTCCCCCGCCCTGCCGGAGCCGGCCCGCCGGACCGCTGCCGGCCTGGTGGAAGCCACCGCACAGGCGCTGTGGGAGGGACGGGGCAAACGTGCGGACTGGATCCTCTTTTCCTCCCGACCGCTGGAACCGGCGGCGGCAACCTATCCCGGCGGCACCGCCGTCGAACTTTCCACCCAGCTGCAGGCATGGATGGTCCTGGAAGCGTCGGCGCGGGTGCGGCGGGCCGGCACGGACACGGCCTAA
- a CDS encoding GNAT family protein: MTSPATLWPPFGLVLSTPRLVLRPIQDADLPAAVEAAEAGIHPPGQMPFSHPWTEARPEDLPANTARRIWRARAESTPEKWALHFGVWRGNDFVGCQDLSAEGFGTLKTVSTGSWIRQDAQGQGLGKEMRTAVILYAFDWLKANTAVSEAAVWNSASLGVSKSLGYEPNGIFRESWKPTEVTEVQYLRLSSERFIRPAWNLDVRGHVRSADYLGILLSDG, from the coding sequence GTGACCAGCCCAGCCACCTTGTGGCCACCCTTCGGATTAGTTCTCTCCACTCCACGTTTGGTTCTGCGACCGATCCAAGATGCGGACTTGCCCGCTGCCGTGGAAGCCGCGGAGGCTGGCATACATCCCCCAGGGCAGATGCCTTTTTCCCATCCGTGGACGGAGGCACGCCCTGAAGATCTTCCCGCAAACACTGCACGACGGATTTGGCGGGCACGTGCAGAATCGACACCGGAGAAGTGGGCACTCCACTTCGGAGTCTGGAGAGGCAACGACTTTGTCGGATGTCAGGACTTGAGTGCCGAAGGATTTGGCACTCTCAAGACGGTGTCAACGGGCTCCTGGATCCGCCAAGATGCTCAGGGCCAAGGCCTCGGCAAGGAGATGCGAACAGCAGTCATCCTCTACGCATTTGATTGGTTAAAGGCGAACACCGCTGTCTCCGAGGCAGCAGTCTGGAACTCGGCTTCTCTAGGTGTGTCAAAATCTTTGGGTTACGAGCCCAATGGGATTTTCAGGGAATCATGGAAACCTACGGAAGTAACAGAGGTTCAATACCTGCGCCTTAGCTCGGAAAGGTTTATACGGCCCGCCTGGAACCTCGACGTGAGAGGACACGTACGCTCCGCAGACTATCTTGGGATTCTCCTCAGCGACGGCTAG
- a CDS encoding RluA family pseudouridine synthase, protein MQSPLPVRNGVNATRLRLPGEGPWDTAMDYVLERFGHVDPDGIVNRFERGEVVGLGGVPLTATTPLAEHTFIWYYRELPPEERIPVEIGILHQDENLLVVDKPHFLPTTPGGMYVAESALVRLRVQLGIPDLIPMHRLDRMTAGLLLFSTNPETRGKYQTLFEKRRISKEYEAVAPVREDLELPRIVRSRMIKSRTYLLAQEVEGEPNAETRIELMESSGGLGRYRLLPHTGKTHQLRVHMASQGIGILNDSFYPELLPQAPDDYSKPLQLLARSVQFTDPLTHEPVEYRSRLSLEAFPG, encoded by the coding sequence ATGCAGTCCCCTCTTCCCGTGCGCAACGGAGTCAATGCCACCCGCCTGCGCCTTCCCGGCGAAGGCCCCTGGGACACCGCCATGGACTACGTGCTCGAACGCTTCGGCCACGTGGATCCGGACGGCATCGTGAACCGCTTCGAACGCGGTGAAGTCGTCGGCCTGGGCGGCGTGCCGTTGACCGCTACGACACCCCTGGCCGAGCACACGTTCATTTGGTATTACCGGGAGCTCCCGCCCGAAGAGCGGATTCCGGTGGAGATCGGCATCCTGCACCAGGACGAGAACCTGCTGGTGGTGGACAAGCCGCATTTCCTGCCGACGACGCCGGGCGGCATGTATGTGGCCGAGTCGGCTTTGGTGCGGCTGCGGGTCCAGCTGGGGATTCCGGACCTGATCCCCATGCACCGCCTGGACCGCATGACCGCGGGCCTGCTGCTGTTCTCGACGAACCCGGAGACCCGGGGCAAGTACCAGACGCTCTTCGAGAAGCGCCGGATCAGCAAGGAATACGAGGCCGTCGCACCCGTCCGGGAGGACCTCGAGCTGCCGAGGATTGTGCGCAGCCGGATGATCAAGTCCCGCACCTACCTGCTGGCCCAGGAAGTGGAGGGTGAACCGAATGCGGAGACCCGGATCGAGCTGATGGAAAGCAGTGGCGGTCTGGGGAGGTACCGGCTGCTCCCGCACACGGGCAAAACCCACCAGCTGCGGGTGCATATGGCCTCGCAGGGCATCGGGATCCTGAACGATTCGTTCTATCCGGAACTGCTGCCCCAGGCGCCCGACGACTATTCGAAGCCCCTTCAGCTCCTGGCCCGGTCGGTCCAGTTCACCGATCCGCTGACCCACGAACCGGTGGAGTACCGCAGCCGGCTGTCGCTCGAGGCGTTTCCCGGCTGA
- a CDS encoding serine/threonine-protein kinase: MDTKPGPAAPPASDASGFSAHVLVDGRFCLDEPIGHGTAAYVWRATDLASLEKVAVKIFSAPLGHVPEGHEALREAAALRAVANPRVVRMISTGTISHPLTDMQTPYLVLELVPGTNLQRTLATTGVLTPAATARLGLDLASGLAGVHAAGYIHRDVKPSNILLDPQTGAAKITDFGIAVSTLVPNGGAQSYGSLPYLSPEQVRRAPLTSATDIYSLGLVLLECLIGARAFDLPQTESLMVRTVHGPDIPSALPAGWRSLLSAMTSLSPQDRPTAEQCLREVASLRHRLPDSAAA, encoded by the coding sequence ATGGATACAAAGCCAGGCCCAGCAGCCCCGCCCGCCTCCGACGCCTCCGGTTTCAGTGCCCACGTCCTGGTGGACGGGCGGTTCTGCCTGGATGAACCGATTGGCCACGGCACCGCCGCTTACGTTTGGCGGGCAACCGATCTCGCGTCCCTGGAGAAGGTGGCGGTCAAGATTTTCTCCGCGCCGCTCGGCCATGTTCCTGAGGGTCATGAAGCCCTGCGGGAGGCTGCTGCTCTGCGGGCCGTCGCGAATCCGCGCGTTGTCCGGATGATTTCCACGGGCACCATCAGCCATCCCCTGACCGACATGCAGACGCCGTACCTGGTCCTGGAACTGGTGCCGGGGACCAACCTCCAGCGGACCCTTGCCACCACTGGCGTCCTCACCCCTGCCGCCACGGCACGCCTCGGCCTGGACCTGGCCTCGGGGCTGGCCGGAGTGCATGCTGCCGGCTACATCCACCGGGACGTGAAGCCATCGAACATCCTGCTGGACCCCCAGACCGGCGCCGCCAAGATCACGGACTTCGGCATCGCCGTCAGCACCCTGGTGCCTAACGGTGGGGCGCAGTCGTACGGAAGCCTGCCCTATCTGAGCCCCGAGCAGGTACGCCGTGCCCCGTTGACTTCCGCCACGGACATCTACTCCCTTGGACTCGTCCTGCTGGAATGCCTGATCGGAGCCCGCGCCTTCGATCTGCCGCAGACCGAATCCCTGATGGTCCGCACGGTCCACGGTCCGGACATCCCGTCCGCACTGCCGGCCGGCTGGCGGTCACTGCTTTCGGCCATGACCTCCCTGTCCCCGCAGGACCGGCCCACCGCGGAGCAGTGCCTGCGGGAGGTGGCGTCCCTGCGCCATCGGCTCCCGGATTCAGCAGCTGCCTGA
- a CDS encoding MarR family winged helix-turn-helix transcriptional regulator, with translation MNTPNQPADGYWYASSPEHPKAREVLEAVRSYRAAETRIRRRTQDAMGMNENDLLAMRYLMQARQTGGSLGPKDLSRLLGISTASTTALIDRLERGGYVQRRARPHDRRAWEIVPTDTSDTEVRATVGTMHQRMMQAAAELSPQDAETVIRFMDRLREALDAPATAPTPPHQ, from the coding sequence GTGAACACCCCCAACCAGCCGGCAGACGGCTACTGGTACGCGTCCAGCCCCGAGCATCCAAAAGCCCGGGAGGTACTGGAAGCAGTACGGAGTTACCGTGCGGCGGAAACCCGGATCCGCCGCCGCACGCAGGACGCCATGGGTATGAATGAGAACGACCTCCTGGCCATGCGGTACCTGATGCAGGCCCGCCAGACCGGCGGGAGCCTGGGCCCGAAGGACCTGAGCAGGCTCCTGGGGATCTCCACCGCGTCCACCACGGCACTCATCGACCGGCTGGAGCGCGGCGGATATGTCCAGCGGCGTGCCAGGCCCCACGACCGCCGGGCCTGGGAAATTGTCCCCACCGATACCTCGGACACGGAAGTGCGGGCAACTGTGGGCACTATGCACCAGCGGATGATGCAGGCAGCGGCGGAGCTGTCCCCACAGGATGCCGAGACCGTGATCCGTTTTATGGACCGGCTGCGTGAGGCGCTGGATGCGCCCGCAACAGCACCCACCCCGCCACACCAGTAA
- a CDS encoding SulP family inorganic anion transporter, with protein MRTLRSPKLLKTEVLAGLVVALALIPEALAFSVIAGVDPRIGLFSAFTMAVTIAFLGGRPAMISAATGAVALVIAPLVASHGVQYMIAAVLLAGVFQVLLALLGVAKLLRFIPRQVMVGFVNALSILIFIAQVPELLGVPWLVYPLTVLGLLVVFGLPRLTTAVPASLVAIVVLTAITVAASLDVPTVGDKGELPHSLPSLLLPDVSFTLDTLKVVFPYALAVAFVGLLESLMTAKLVDDVTDTRSNKTREAWGQGAANLVTGFFGGMGGCAMIGQTMINVKGSGARTRISTFLAGVFLLLLVVVLGDVVALIPMAALVAVMIFVAVTSFDWHSIRPSTLKMMPKSETAVMLVTVAVTVWTNNLASGVGVGVLVAMVLFARRVAHFVTVDRTVTGDGDGADATATYRVNGELFFASSNDLYFQFEYVLDPASVVIDLSGSHVWDASTVAALDAVTEKYRRRGTEVRITGLNDASVQMRERMAGKLP; from the coding sequence CTGCGTACCCTGCGTTCGCCGAAGCTGCTCAAGACCGAGGTCCTGGCCGGGCTGGTGGTGGCGCTGGCCCTTATCCCCGAGGCCCTGGCCTTCTCCGTCATCGCCGGAGTGGACCCGCGGATCGGGTTGTTCTCCGCGTTCACCATGGCCGTCACCATTGCTTTCCTCGGCGGGCGCCCGGCGATGATCTCCGCGGCCACCGGTGCGGTGGCCCTGGTGATCGCCCCGCTGGTGGCCTCCCACGGTGTGCAGTACATGATTGCCGCAGTACTGCTGGCAGGTGTTTTCCAGGTGCTGCTGGCGCTGCTCGGGGTAGCCAAGCTCCTGCGCTTCATTCCGCGCCAGGTCATGGTCGGGTTCGTGAATGCACTGTCCATCCTGATCTTCATTGCGCAGGTGCCCGAACTGCTGGGGGTGCCCTGGCTGGTCTATCCGCTTACGGTCCTCGGGCTGCTGGTGGTCTTCGGACTCCCGCGGCTGACGACGGCGGTGCCGGCGTCGCTGGTGGCCATCGTCGTCCTCACGGCCATCACGGTGGCCGCCTCCCTCGACGTCCCCACCGTGGGGGACAAGGGAGAGCTGCCGCACAGCCTGCCGTCCCTGCTGCTGCCGGATGTGTCGTTCACCCTGGACACCCTGAAGGTGGTCTTCCCGTACGCGCTGGCCGTGGCTTTCGTGGGGCTGCTGGAGTCGCTTATGACGGCAAAGCTGGTCGACGACGTCACCGACACCCGTTCGAATAAAACCCGTGAGGCCTGGGGCCAGGGTGCGGCGAATCTGGTCACCGGGTTCTTCGGCGGCATGGGTGGCTGCGCGATGATCGGCCAGACCATGATCAATGTGAAGGGTTCCGGTGCCCGGACCCGGATTTCCACCTTCCTCGCCGGTGTGTTCCTGCTCCTGCTCGTGGTGGTCCTGGGCGACGTGGTGGCGCTCATTCCGATGGCCGCCCTGGTAGCGGTCATGATCTTCGTGGCCGTGACCAGCTTCGACTGGCACAGCATCCGCCCGTCCACGCTGAAGATGATGCCCAAGAGCGAAACCGCCGTCATGCTGGTCACCGTGGCCGTGACGGTCTGGACCAACAACCTGGCCAGCGGCGTCGGCGTCGGCGTGCTGGTCGCCATGGTGCTGTTCGCACGCCGGGTGGCGCACTTTGTCACGGTGGACCGCACGGTTACCGGGGACGGGGACGGGGCCGACGCCACCGCCACCTACAGGGTCAACGGTGAGCTGTTCTTTGCCTCCTCGAATGATCTGTACTTCCAGTTCGAGTACGTCCTGGATCCTGCCTCTGTGGTCATTGACCTGAGCGGTTCGCACGTCTGGGACGCCTCCACCGTGGCTGCGCTCGACGCCGTGACCGAGAAGTACCGCCGCCGCGGAACCGAGGTGCGGATCACCGGATTGAACGACGCCAGCGTGCAGATGCGCGAGCGGATGGCCGGAAAGCTTCCGTAG
- a CDS encoding ABC transporter substrate-binding protein, producing MTAPEISLSGPTSGLSRRNILGGAGLGFLALALGACSGRDTVAAAGKAAGSGGFTVTDMRGVEVSFDAPVRKIATTVIPSPSMLAAVDGGYGKIVGINESTAQANRQGLFGEMFPESKTTTTISPSSFTPNIETITKLEPDVVFQWADQGEGLVEPLENAGFKTVCLLYGTQEYLETWVSLFSTILGKPERGTEIVDWMHSEIARLEDELAAVPTRVRVVHLGQSGDGYSASNKSSYMHYWMELAGGQNMAAENLSAENVVSAEQLIEWDPEVITLGGFDTRTPADVYADPSLASVSAVQNRRVYKAPLGGYRWEVPCAESPLMWQWAAELFHPGRARNTLRTDMKEKIAYLYGYDVSEAQIDAALRLDLNGASLGYDVFRG from the coding sequence TTGACTGCACCCGAAATTTCCCTGTCCGGTCCAACATCGGGACTCTCACGACGCAACATCCTGGGCGGCGCCGGCCTCGGCTTCCTGGCACTGGCGCTGGGGGCCTGCTCCGGCCGTGACACGGTGGCTGCGGCGGGGAAGGCGGCAGGATCCGGCGGTTTCACCGTGACCGATATGCGCGGCGTCGAGGTTTCCTTCGACGCTCCGGTGCGGAAAATCGCCACCACGGTCATTCCGTCTCCTTCCATGCTGGCTGCTGTGGACGGCGGGTACGGAAAGATCGTGGGCATTAACGAATCCACGGCGCAGGCCAACCGGCAGGGTCTGTTCGGGGAAATGTTCCCCGAGTCCAAAACCACCACCACCATCTCGCCGTCGAGTTTCACCCCCAACATCGAAACCATTACGAAGCTGGAACCCGACGTCGTATTCCAGTGGGCGGACCAGGGTGAGGGCCTCGTGGAGCCGCTGGAAAACGCCGGGTTCAAAACCGTTTGCCTGCTCTACGGAACGCAGGAATATCTGGAAACCTGGGTATCCCTGTTCTCCACCATCCTCGGCAAACCCGAGCGCGGCACTGAAATCGTGGACTGGATGCACAGCGAAATCGCCCGACTGGAGGATGAGCTGGCCGCTGTTCCCACCCGCGTCCGGGTCGTCCACCTCGGCCAGTCCGGCGACGGCTATTCGGCGTCCAACAAGTCCTCCTACATGCACTACTGGATGGAGTTGGCCGGTGGGCAGAACATGGCGGCGGAAAACCTTTCAGCCGAGAACGTGGTCAGCGCCGAGCAGCTGATCGAATGGGATCCCGAAGTCATCACCCTGGGCGGTTTCGATACCCGCACGCCGGCCGACGTCTATGCGGATCCGTCCCTGGCGTCCGTGTCCGCCGTTCAAAACCGCCGGGTCTACAAGGCGCCGCTGGGCGGGTACCGCTGGGAGGTGCCCTGCGCCGAATCCCCGCTGATGTGGCAGTGGGCCGCCGAGCTATTCCATCCGGGCCGCGCCAGGAACACCCTGCGCACCGATATGAAGGAAAAGATTGCGTACCTCTACGGGTACGACGTGAGCGAAGCCCAGATTGACGCCGCCCTGCGCCTGGACCTGAACGGGGCCAGCCTTGGCTACGACGTCTTCCGGGGCTGA
- a CDS encoding 3-hydroxyacyl-CoA dehydrogenase, which translates to MDIAGASAIVTGGASGLGRATARRLYDAGASVVLVDLPQSEGLAYAAELGDNARFVPGDVTDPDQMQAAVEAAMAAGPLRLAVNCAGIATPGKVLGRDGVLPLEDFARVISVNLIGTFNVTRLAAAAMAETDPVTANGTEERGVIINTASVAAFDGQIGQPAYSASKGGVAAMTLPLARELARHLIRVVTIAPGIFETPMMASLPQAAQDSLAAQVPHPSRLGRATEYASLAAHIIENQMLNGETIRLDGAIRMGPR; encoded by the coding sequence ATGGACATCGCAGGCGCATCGGCCATAGTCACAGGGGGAGCCTCGGGCCTGGGGCGGGCCACGGCACGGAGACTGTACGACGCCGGCGCGTCCGTGGTGTTGGTTGACCTCCCGCAGTCGGAGGGACTGGCCTACGCGGCGGAACTGGGGGACAACGCCCGTTTCGTACCTGGCGACGTGACCGACCCGGACCAGATGCAGGCCGCCGTCGAGGCGGCAATGGCCGCAGGACCGCTCCGGCTCGCCGTGAACTGTGCGGGCATCGCCACACCGGGAAAGGTACTGGGCCGCGACGGCGTCCTTCCGCTGGAGGACTTCGCCCGCGTCATCAGCGTGAACCTCATCGGTACCTTCAACGTCACCCGCCTGGCTGCTGCCGCCATGGCCGAAACCGACCCCGTGACGGCCAACGGTACCGAGGAACGCGGCGTCATCATCAACACCGCCTCCGTGGCTGCTTTTGACGGCCAGATCGGCCAGCCCGCCTACTCCGCCTCCAAGGGCGGCGTGGCCGCGATGACCCTGCCGCTGGCCCGCGAACTGGCCCGCCACCTGATCCGGGTAGTCACCATCGCGCCGGGCATTTTCGAGACCCCGATGATGGCCAGCCTGCCGCAGGCCGCCCAGGATTCCCTGGCCGCGCAGGTGCCGCACCCCTCGCGCCTGGGCCGGGCCACGGAATACGCCTCCCTGGCCGCCCACATCATCGAGAACCAGATGCTCAACGGCGAGACGATCCGCCTGGACGGCGCCATCCGGATGGGACCGCGCTGA